GATCGCCCTGCCTGTCCGGATTACTGAAAACGCCTGCCGGTCCAACCACGATGATCTCCTGCTGGTCACGCGAAACACCTGTCTTCGACAGCACCTCCGCAAGCGACTCGGTGGCCAGACGGGCACGCTCCATAGACTCAGCGAACGATTCATCGGTTTCCAGTACAGAATAGCCCACCAGGACAACCACCGTCCCCTCTTCACGGGCCAGGTCGGTCACCCGTCTGCGGTCCGTTGCCTGCCAGTCAAAACGATAGGTCATACCACCTTGCCAGGGCACAATGATCGGCCCCTCAACACGACTGGTCCCGCTGCCAAACCCCGGAATGGTAGCTCCGGATTCCACCTTCAGGTGCTCGACCCAGACATATTCCCGCAGGTTGCCCCGGGTAACCGTATAAACCAGGGTCAGCCAGCGAGCGCCATCCTCCGCAACGGTGCCGGCAACCAGATAATCCTGCGTTGCATCACGCCCATAGAGAACGGCCTGGTTGAAAATCTGGTTTGCCCAGACGTTGCTTCGCCCACACCGGATGCTGGAACACTCGAAAAGAATCTGGGCATTCCTCTGCCGCAACAGGCCCAGATAATGGTCCCGCGCCTCTTCCCGACTGGAGTCCCGGGCAATCCGATACAGGCGCCCTTCGCCAGTCACAGGTAGCCGAGCCAGGGATTCGGAGCGAATTTCGTTATTGATCTCTCTTACAGGGCTGAACAAGACCAGATGCCCCGAGGATTGAATCCGGACGGTGCCCTCAAGCGTCGAGTGCGGATACGCCTCGGGCATATCTTCTGGCGCAGCCTGTGAGACAGTCGAAAACGCCAAGAAACCGAGAGTTAGAACAAGAAAACGTTTGAACAGTAATTTCAGCAAGCGATTACTCATTTTCCAGGAATTGTCTGATGGCTGTTACTACCGGACCGGTCTCGCCATCAAGATGGCAGTGGTGACCCCCGGGTACTTTCGCAATCTGGAGGTGCGCAATGGCTTCCGCACGTTTGTCCAGGTCCTTTCTGTACGACAAAAGACCCTGATCGGCTCTGACGAAAAGCACCCGGGTGTCTATCGCTGCCAGCGAGGCCAATACCTGATCTTCGGTCATCATCAGCGGCGAGGGATGTCGCAGCCGGGGATCGGTCTGCCAGACGTAACCATCCCCCTGGGGTTTCATGTTACGTGGAATCAGGGTCAGCGCAGCTTCGGGGCTGAGCGGACTCAATCCGCCCTCGCGGGCTTTGGCTGCAGTGGCGATATCCGGGTATACAACCTGCTTTCCCGAGCCTGCAATGCGTTTTTTGATGGCCTTGCGCAGCTGGGGAATGGTCTCTTTGACCGGCCGACTGAGGGCACCCAGGCTATCGATCATCACCAGATTCTGAACCCGTTCCGGGAACGCTGCCGCGTACAGGGCGCCAACAATTCCACCAAGGGAATGACCAATAATGTTGATCCTGCCATGCGGGGTTTCCTGGAAATAGCGCTCAACCAGTTCAGCCAGATCGGCAACATAATCCATCAAGAGATAACTCTGGCCTTCCGGGCGGTGTCCGGAATGGCCATGCCCGGCGAAGTCCAGGGCGTAAACCGGCCCAAGGGATGTCAGTTCCGGTGCCAGCTTTACAAAGGTAAGACTGTTGTCAAGCCAGCCATGCAGCATGAGGATAGGAGTATTGTCATGACTCTCTGGCTCGGAGGGCCAACTGAGACCGGCCAGGGTGATGTGCCGGAGTTTCCAGGCAGACTCACGGAACGCCGGAGTAGTTCCCTGAGTGTCGCTAGGCTCTGGCTGGCTGCCGGAAGCCTCCGTGGGAATCACCATATCGTTCATCCGACTCCCGCCTTCACATTGTGTGGGTTGGGCGATCGGAACTCAGCGAGCCTGCCAGATAGGATTCAATCTTGGTCCGGGCCGTTTCATCGTCGCCATTGAACTGGACACCGATGCCCGCCGCGCGGTTACCCTGAGCCCCCTTGGGCGTTATCCATATGACCTTGCCGGCAACCGGGATCTTTTCAGGCTCGTCCATCAGGTTAAGAAGCAGAAACACCTCGTCGCCCAGTTGATACTGCTTCTGGGTCGGGATAAACAGACCACCCTGGCGGATATAAGGCATGTATGCGGCATAGAGCACTGCCTTGTCCTTGATTGTCAGGGTAAGTATGCCACTGCGCGCGCCAAATCCTGGCCCCATAACTGACACCTTTCTCTAAGATCGTATTGAACGTTTTCGGGATCTGAAAATCCCTTTCATTCCGGAATCATAGCAGCAGTTGCCCCCAAAGGCGCAATCTTGCAGGCAATGATCACCTATGCCGCAGGGCGTTTGACTGGCATCAGCTTTTGCCAGGCGATCAGAAGCCGACTTGCTTCCAGCTCCGGGCTGGCGTTGTACACACCTGCTGCCCTGGAATCCTTTACCATATCGAGCAATTCATGGGCCCGCCAGGCAGGTGTGGTTCTGGCAAGGAAGCCGAGCATATCAGCGGCTTCGGTATCCTGGGCACTTCCGCCGGCTATCAGGCGGGCCAGGTCGGCGGCCCAGGTCTCAAACAACCACAGGGTATCCTCCAGCCCCATCGACTTGAATGCCTTGGCAGCCTCGCCCACCGGAATTCTGGATTTCATGAACTCCTTGAAGCGCTCCAGAGCCGTATCGCGAAGGCCAATAAAATCACCGGTAGCATAGTCGAGGGCCAGCCTCGGCGCGTTCCCGGCGAGCATCAGGGCTTTTGCCAGCACCTCAGCAGAGGGCTGGTCGTCTTCTGGCAGATCCCGCACGCGGCTGGCGAGCCATTGATTAGCTTCCTTGTTGCCCGGCACAGGAACAGTCAACGTCTGGCAACGGGAACGTATGGTAGGCAGGACAGGACGCCCGCTCTCCTGCAACAGGATCAGAGTGACATCGGGCAGCGGTTCTTCAAGGGTCTTGAGCAACGCATTCGCCGCGTTGATATTCAATTGGTCCGCCCGATCGATGATCGCCACCTTGTGATGGGCCACCTGCGGAGAGGCCACTGCAAAAGACGAAAGCGCCCTCACCTGATCAACCTTCACCATTCGGGATTTTTCCGGCGCATAAACCCGGATATCAGGGTGGCTGGCAGCCGCCAGGAGTTCACATTGCTTACAGTGCCCACAGGCAACCGGCTTACCCGCATCACTGTTCACAGGCTTTTCACACAACAACAGTCCGCCAACAGCCTCGGCCCAGGCCCGCTTGCCGATTCCCCGCTCCCCCACAAGGATCAGGGCGTGCGGGAGTCGATCTTCCGCTACCCGGCTTTGCACGGTTTGCCAGGCGCGGGTGAGCCACGGCATATCTTGGGCAATGTCAGTCACTGGATTTTCCTGTCCGAGTCCTGGATCTGCGCAGCTGGCGCTTCCGTAGTTGACGCTTCATAGTGGCGAGCAGACGGCGCATTCGCTTTACCTGTTCACCACCGTTTTCGTCTTTACCAGCGCCATAGTAATGGCTGTTGACCATACGGGCAAAAAGCCTGGCCGAATCTGCCGCGGCCGGTTCTGCTTTCGCCAGTCGTGACGCCAGCACCGATGGCGTTTCACCATGGCGAACAGGCACCCCGGCGCTGGCGCACAGCCGATGCCAGGTATCAACCACTCTCCGAAACGCGTCTCGCCGTTCTCCCCGGCGCATCTGGAGCGCCGAAATCAACCCGGCAATCAACAAGCCGGCGCCAACGATACCTGCTGTCATGTACCCCAGCTCCCGCATGCCGAACCCGCCGGGTAACCGGGACATAAAATCCATCTGAGTCTGGCCCTGGTAACCGACAACCCAGCGCTGCCACTGGTAGTTGATGCGATCCAGCTGCAGGCTTGCCCATTGCACCAGGGCTACATCGGCGTACCGCTGGGGCGAGGCCCAGCTGTCTTCCAGAAAAGATCCCTCTTCGGCAACGGCATCCCGAAGACCAGATTCAATCCGGTCCGGCGCAATGGCCGCTGTAGGATCGACCCTCACCCAACCTCGCCCATCAATATAAGCTTCAACCCAGGCGTGGGCGTCGTACTGGCGCACGATCAGGTAATCGCCGCCGGCCCCGCTTTCTCCACCCTGGTAACCGACCACAACTCGCGAGGGAATCCCCGCAGCCCGAAGTACGAACGTGGTGGCGCCTGCGTAGTGGGCGCAAAAGCCCCGTTTTTCGTCGAACAACAGGGAATCAATGCCGTCATCTGGCATGGCAGGTGGTCTAAGCGTGTAGAAATATTCCTGTTCACGGAATCGTTGCAAGAGAGTCCTGACGACCTGTTCATCACCCATCGTACGGCGAAGCTCACCGGCCAATTCCCGGGCCCTGGGGTTACCTTCCGCCGGCAACTGGAGGTACTGCCGCAATTGGGCAGGGCTTTGCTGCTCAGGGGATGAACCCTCTTCCTCCAACGCCAACCGGTAGCGAACCGGGCTGTCAGCTGGCCGCCGAAACCGGAAAAGGTCAGCCATACCCT
This genomic stretch from Marinobacter salsuginis harbors:
- a CDS encoding DUF4892 domain-containing protein translates to MPEAYPHSTLEGTVRIQSSGHLVLFSPVREINNEIRSESLARLPVTGEGRLYRIARDSSREEARDHYLGLLRQRNAQILFECSSIRCGRSNVWANQIFNQAVLYGRDATQDYLVAGTVAEDGARWLTLVYTVTRGNLREYVWVEHLKVESGATIPGFGSGTSRVEGPIIVPWQGGMTYRFDWQATDRRRVTDLAREEGTVVVLVGYSVLETDESFAESMERARLATESLAEVLSKTGVSRDQQEIIVVGPAGVFSNPDRQGDRVEVIVITR
- a CDS encoding alpha/beta fold hydrolase, translated to MNDMVIPTEASGSQPEPSDTQGTTPAFRESAWKLRHITLAGLSWPSEPESHDNTPILMLHGWLDNSLTFVKLAPELTSLGPVYALDFAGHGHSGHRPEGQSYLLMDYVADLAELVERYFQETPHGRINIIGHSLGGIVGALYAAAFPERVQNLVMIDSLGALSRPVKETIPQLRKAIKKRIAGSGKQVVYPDIATAAKAREGGLSPLSPEAALTLIPRNMKPQGDGYVWQTDPRLRHPSPLMMTEDQVLASLAAIDTRVLFVRADQGLLSYRKDLDKRAEAIAHLQIAKVPGGHHCHLDGETGPVVTAIRQFLENE
- a CDS encoding PilZ domain-containing protein; protein product: MGPGFGARSGILTLTIKDKAVLYAAYMPYIRQGGLFIPTQKQYQLGDEVFLLLNLMDEPEKIPVAGKVIWITPKGAQGNRAAGIGVQFNGDDETARTKIESYLAGSLSSDRPTHTM
- a CDS encoding DNA polymerase III subunit delta'; the encoded protein is MTDIAQDMPWLTRAWQTVQSRVAEDRLPHALILVGERGIGKRAWAEAVGGLLLCEKPVNSDAGKPVACGHCKQCELLAAASHPDIRVYAPEKSRMVKVDQVRALSSFAVASPQVAHHKVAIIDRADQLNINAANALLKTLEEPLPDVTLILLQESGRPVLPTIRSRCQTLTVPVPGNKEANQWLASRVRDLPEDDQPSAEVLAKALMLAGNAPRLALDYATGDFIGLRDTALERFKEFMKSRIPVGEAAKAFKSMGLEDTLWLFETWAADLARLIAGGSAQDTEAADMLGFLARTTPAWRAHELLDMVKDSRAAGVYNASPELEASRLLIAWQKLMPVKRPAA
- a CDS encoding transglutaminase TgpA family protein encodes the protein MDRLRGKESDDTSGNYLPARALLWLIAGFGLLLLPQWDRLPLWLIAACAVLAAWRWLAQYGRVRLPGRLLRTGIMLVLIGVYVATVQGRFTVDTAASFFVLAVGLKWLETRSVRDFYVLFFILTYLASVNFLFHQEILWALVNFTGIALLLVGLQVLNAPELPNGMTSGWRRLGGMFLKTLPIVILLFVFFPRMSPLWSVPLVSGEARTGISDTMRPGDISNLAQSSERAFRVTFGGEMPAYRDRYWRGLILDYLDGETWRQGQREGFGPLGRVAVDGGIGDLEPNQYDVLLEPTDQRWAFALENSRAVSDNVFEGMADLFRFRRPADSPVRYRLALEEEGSSPEQQSPAQLRQYLQLPAEGNPRARELAGELRRTMGDEQVVRTLLQRFREQEYFYTLRPPAMPDDGIDSLLFDEKRGFCAHYAGATTFVLRAAGIPSRVVVGYQGGESGAGGDYLIVRQYDAHAWVEAYIDGRGWVRVDPTAAIAPDRIESGLRDAVAEEGSFLEDSWASPQRYADVALVQWASLQLDRINYQWQRWVVGYQGQTQMDFMSRLPGGFGMRELGYMTAGIVGAGLLIAGLISALQMRRGERRDAFRRVVDTWHRLCASAGVPVRHGETPSVLASRLAKAEPAAADSARLFARMVNSHYYGAGKDENGGEQVKRMRRLLATMKRQLRKRQLRRSRTRTGKSSD